From the genome of Psychrobacter sp. M13:
CAACCATACCTGTAACACTAAGCACATCCTCAATGAATAAACTAACGAAGTAAAGAGCTCGCAAAAACAGTGACGTTAAGCTTAGCTATTATTAAGGCTAAGGCTGCTCAGGTACAAAGCGATCAATCTCGGTTGCCATACCTGACATGACAAAATCCATCTCAAATACCCGAGCTTCTGCTAGTGCAAAGCTCTCTGGGCTTATTCCTGTGAGCAAGCTGGCAATATGCGCAATGATCGACATATGACAGACCACTATCAGACACTCAGCTTCGATACGGCTAAGCGCCGCCAACGCTGCACGAGCGTCGTCACCTGGAGTAATATTATCTTGTATAGTAACAGGTATTTTTGGTGCAATCGCTTGTAATTGTTTTAGCGTCTGCTGCGCTCGAACGTAGGGACTGACCACAAAATAATCAGGCTGATAGTTGCCGATAATATAGTCCGCTGTTTGCGCTGCTTGGCTGTGACCAAAGTCGGTCAATTGACGGGCACTATCAGGGTGAGTATAGTCTCCTGCTTGACCATGACGCATTAATATAATTTTCATCGCTGTCTTTTTCCTACTTCTACTATTTGACTTTATTAATTATTAGCTTTACTTATTGTCAGCGCTATCGTCACTGGTATCTCTATCATCACTACTATCGTCATCTTTTTGCGCCGCTGCCTGCATCTGCGCGGTTAATGCAGCGTTACTATGATCGTGCGGCATCACAAACTCGACATCACTACGGAATCCTGCTTCCATTAGATGTAGAGCCACGCCTAATGCCGCTTTATCTTCATAGATCACTGCATATAAAGCATGGGTGATTGGCATATAGATGCCCTGTCTGGTCGCTTTTTCATGTACCTGCTGAATGGTATTGACCCCTTCAGCGGTCTGACCCAGCTTTTTGACCGCCGCATCAATACTCATACCGCGACCGAGCATATTACCGATTCGATAATTACGACTGAGCTCAGAGCTACAAGTAGCATACAGATCACCTACCCCTGATAAGCCTAAAAAGGTCAATGGGTTGGCAC
Proteins encoded in this window:
- a CDS encoding histidine phosphatase family protein yields the protein MKIILMRHGQAGDYTHPDSARQLTDFGHSQAAQTADYIIGNYQPDYFVVSPYVRAQQTLKQLQAIAPKIPVTIQDNITPGDDARAALAALSRIEAECLIVVCHMSIIAHIASLLTGISPESFALAEARVFEMDFVMSGMATEIDRFVPEQP